A section of the Paenibacillus aurantius genome encodes:
- the nuoH gene encoding NADH-quinone oxidoreductase subunit NuoH — MGDLLTQGLTWGSFFLFLLFGIIMLLLVLGFVTYAIYFERKVIGWMQLRIGPNRVGPLGLLQTVADVTKLLIKEDTIPNKAERYLFIIAPIITFVPSFVVLATIPFSENLYNANLDVGILYYVALSGISTIGIVLGGWASNNKYALLGGMRSAAQMISYEIPLVISVVGVIMMAGSLNLRDIVAWQAGGFWHWNFLPQIIGFIVFVIAAISELNRTPFDLPEAESELVAGYHVEYSGFRFAFFMLAEYVYVFAIASMTTVLFLGGWHAPFGFLDFIPGILWFLLKFAFVVFFLFWLRATMPRIRVDQLMGMGWKVLLPLSLVNIFVTAAYMELFVK, encoded by the coding sequence ATGGGCGATCTTCTGACGCAGGGCTTGACGTGGGGATCCTTTTTTCTCTTTCTCCTCTTCGGGATCATCATGCTGCTGCTCGTTCTCGGATTCGTTACCTACGCCATCTATTTTGAACGCAAGGTCATCGGCTGGATGCAGCTGAGGATCGGCCCGAACCGGGTCGGCCCGCTGGGACTGCTGCAAACGGTGGCGGACGTGACGAAGCTGCTCATTAAAGAAGACACGATTCCGAACAAGGCGGAGAGGTACCTTTTTATTATCGCTCCGATCATTACGTTCGTTCCTTCGTTCGTTGTGCTGGCCACCATTCCGTTCTCTGAAAATTTGTACAACGCGAACCTTGACGTGGGAATTCTGTACTACGTAGCCTTGTCGGGCATTTCGACGATCGGGATCGTGCTCGGGGGATGGGCCTCCAACAACAAATATGCGCTGCTCGGAGGCATGCGGTCCGCCGCCCAGATGATTTCCTACGAAATCCCGCTGGTCATCTCCGTGGTAGGGGTCATCATGATGGCAGGCAGTTTGAATCTCAGAGACATTGTCGCCTGGCAAGCAGGCGGGTTCTGGCACTGGAACTTTCTGCCCCAGATTATCGGATTCATCGTGTTCGTCATCGCGGCCATCTCCGAGCTGAACCGGACGCCCTTTGACCTGCCGGAGGCGGAATCGGAGCTTGTGGCGGGGTATCACGTCGAGTACAGCGGATTCCGTTTTGCCTTCTTCATGCTGGCGGAGTACGTCTACGTGTTCGCCATTGCATCCATGACCACGGTGTTGTTCCTGGGCGGCTGGCATGCTCCCTTCGGCTTCCTGGATTTCATCCCGGGCATTCTGTGGTTCCTGCTGAAGTTTGCCTTTGTGGTGTTCTTCCTGTTCTGGCTGCGCGCCACCATGCCGAGAATCCGGGTCGATCAGCTGATGGGAATGGGCTGGAAGGTTCTGCTGCCGTTGTCCCTGGTTAATATCTTCGTTACCGCTGCCTACATGGAGCTGTTCGTGAAATAA
- the nuoI gene encoding NADH-quinone oxidoreductase subunit NuoI — MKGLIKGMGITLKNMTQKKITYAYPDVPLEMPDRFRGIQHFDPEKCIVCNQCARICPTECITLTGKKNPDPEKKGKVIDTYDINFELCILCDLCTEVCPTEAIVMTNNFELASYSRDELFKNLEWLNDNNVNIRQENNSALPKGGAKKDAD, encoded by the coding sequence GTGAAGGGCCTGATCAAGGGAATGGGCATAACCCTCAAAAACATGACCCAGAAAAAAATCACATACGCCTACCCGGACGTCCCACTCGAAATGCCGGACCGGTTCCGGGGGATTCAGCATTTTGACCCGGAGAAGTGCATCGTCTGCAACCAGTGCGCCCGGATCTGTCCGACGGAATGCATCACGCTGACCGGCAAGAAGAATCCCGATCCTGAGAAGAAGGGAAAGGTCATCGACACGTACGACATTAACTTCGAGCTCTGCATTCTCTGCGACCTGTGTACGGAGGTTTGCCCGACGGAAGCCATTGTGATGACGAACAACTTCGAGCTTGCGTCTTACAGCCGCGACGAGCTGTTCAAGAACCTCGAATGGCTGAACGACAACAACGTGAACATCCGGCAGGAGAACAATTCCGCACTTCCGAAGGGAGGGGCGAAGAAGGATGCTGACTAA
- a CDS encoding NADH-quinone oxidoreductase subunit J, whose translation MLTNLMDYLSSGSNIMFFIFAVLAIGGAVSMISLTRVVHMVTALALTFISLAGLYVLLNAEFVAFVQVLIYAGAISILMIFGIMMTKHQGEEEEEPKRPWHNGLLLVGVLGLFGFLFYAIQNSTFPAQALEVQEKNTLEIGKLLFNVHVIPFELMSVLLTVAFIGAIVVAKREED comes from the coding sequence ATGCTGACTAATCTGATGGACTATTTGTCCAGCGGAAGCAACATCATGTTCTTTATCTTTGCCGTGCTGGCCATCGGCGGGGCGGTCTCCATGATCAGCCTGACCCGGGTCGTGCACATGGTTACGGCGCTGGCCTTAACCTTTATCAGTCTGGCCGGACTCTATGTGCTGCTTAATGCGGAGTTCGTCGCGTTCGTCCAGGTGCTGATTTACGCGGGAGCCATCTCCATCCTGATGATTTTCGGTATCATGATGACCAAGCACCAGGGGGAAGAGGAAGAAGAGCCCAAGCGTCCGTGGCACAACGGTCTCCTGCTCGTAGGGGTTCTCGGGCTGTTCGGCTTTCTGTTCTATGCCATCCAGAACTCGACATTCCCGGCTCAAGCTTTGGAGGTCCAGGAGAAAAATACCCTTGAGATTGGCAAGCTGCTCTTTAACGTTCATGTCATTCCGTTTGAGCTGATGTCGGTGCTGCTGACCGTGGCCTTCATCGGGGCGATCGTGGTGGCGAAGAGGGAGGAGGATTAA
- the nuoK gene encoding NADH-quinone oxidoreductase subunit NuoK produces MSDVLTPYLTLGAILFCIGLYGALAKKNAVVVLLSIELMLNGVNLNLIAFSKMGVNPSLTGQIFSLFNITVAAAEAAVGIALLIALYRNKGTADVTEMDSMKH; encoded by the coding sequence ATGAGCGACGTGCTGACTCCTTATTTGACGCTCGGGGCGATTCTGTTCTGCATCGGCTTGTACGGCGCCTTGGCGAAGAAGAACGCCGTGGTTGTGCTGCTGTCCATCGAGCTTATGCTGAACGGCGTTAACCTGAACTTGATCGCCTTCTCCAAGATGGGCGTCAATCCGTCCCTGACGGGTCAAATCTTCTCCTTGTTCAACATTACGGTCGCGGCGGCGGAGGCGGCGGTGGGCATTGCCCTTCTGATTGCGCTGTACCGCAACAAAGGCACGGCCGACGTGACCGAGATGGACTCGATGAAGCATTAA
- the nuoL gene encoding NADH-quinone oxidoreductase subunit L produces the protein MSSDLSQYAWLVPLFPLAAFLVLTAIGRQMKTVGVAVSIAAAAVSFVLALLILAGRLGSGVADYTWDDWEWLKIGDFTLNMGFEVTNLNALMLVVVTLVSLLVNVYSRGYMHDDERITVFYSYVSLFTFSMLGLVLSVNLIELYIFWELVGVCSFLLVGFWYFKPEARAAAKKAFIVTRIGDVGLFIGILLLFWYMPEHKLDFISLHNTFANPEASAISAGVITAIAILIFIGAMGKSGQFPLHTWLPDAMEGPTPISALIHAATMVAAGVYLVARTFDIFRASPDALTVVAVVGGFTAIFAAIIGTAQNDIKRILAYSTVSQLGYMMMALGLGTWAAYSAGIFHLFTHAFFKALLFLGAGSVIHAVHTQDIHEMGGLGRRMKITAWTFGIGALALSGIFPLSGFWSKDAILTEAYHHSQPLFWVGLIAAFFTAFYMARLFFLVFTGKLRTQVEPHESPPSMTLPLIVLAALAVVAGFVMIPGVNPWLGGWLTGEHLEESADWLVMGLSTLAGLSGIGLGWAMYAKRSVPADLVAGPLPWLHRIVQRKFYIDELYQAVIVAPLKGLGALLNVFDDYVVDGIVKLLTGMAVGLGRLGTRLQNGQVQTYGLVTLLGFVILVLALAGRRFIHLG, from the coding sequence ATGTCATCCGACTTATCGCAATACGCCTGGCTGGTGCCGCTTTTCCCGCTCGCGGCCTTCCTCGTCCTAACCGCCATCGGGAGACAGATGAAAACGGTGGGGGTGGCGGTGAGCATCGCGGCGGCGGCCGTTTCCTTCGTCCTTGCCCTTCTCATCCTGGCAGGACGACTGGGCAGCGGGGTCGCCGATTATACGTGGGACGATTGGGAATGGCTCAAAATCGGCGATTTTACCTTGAACATGGGCTTCGAGGTGACCAACCTCAACGCGCTGATGCTGGTGGTGGTTACGCTGGTCAGCCTGCTGGTGAATGTTTATTCGCGCGGGTATATGCACGATGACGAGCGCATCACCGTGTTCTACAGCTATGTTTCGCTTTTTACGTTCTCGATGCTCGGCCTTGTCCTATCCGTTAACCTGATCGAGCTGTATATTTTCTGGGAATTGGTAGGGGTCTGCTCCTTCCTCCTGGTCGGCTTCTGGTACTTCAAGCCGGAGGCGCGGGCGGCGGCGAAGAAGGCGTTTATCGTCACCCGGATCGGGGATGTGGGGCTGTTCATTGGCATTCTGCTCCTGTTCTGGTACATGCCCGAGCACAAGCTCGATTTCATTTCCCTTCACAATACGTTCGCTAATCCGGAAGCATCAGCCATTAGCGCCGGAGTGATTACGGCCATCGCCATTCTGATCTTTATCGGCGCTATGGGCAAATCGGGCCAGTTCCCGCTGCATACGTGGCTTCCGGATGCAATGGAAGGGCCGACGCCGATCTCCGCCCTTATCCACGCCGCGACGATGGTCGCCGCCGGGGTATACCTGGTCGCCCGGACGTTCGATATTTTCCGGGCCTCGCCGGATGCGCTGACCGTAGTAGCGGTCGTGGGCGGATTTACCGCCATCTTCGCCGCTATTATCGGCACGGCCCAGAATGACATCAAGCGGATTCTCGCCTATTCCACGGTCAGCCAGCTCGGCTACATGATGATGGCGCTTGGCTTGGGAACGTGGGCGGCTTATTCCGCGGGAATTTTTCACCTGTTCACGCATGCGTTCTTCAAGGCTCTTCTGTTCCTTGGGGCAGGGAGCGTCATTCACGCCGTACATACCCAGGATATCCACGAGATGGGCGGGCTGGGCCGCCGCATGAAGATAACCGCCTGGACCTTCGGGATCGGAGCGTTGGCTCTCTCAGGCATCTTCCCGCTGTCGGGCTTCTGGTCGAAGGATGCCATTCTCACCGAGGCTTATCATCACAGCCAGCCGCTGTTCTGGGTCGGCCTGATTGCGGCCTTCTTCACCGCCTTCTACATGGCCAGGCTGTTCTTCCTCGTCTTCACCGGCAAGCTGCGCACCCAAGTGGAGCCGCACGAATCGCCGCCTTCCATGACGCTGCCTCTAATCGTCTTGGCTGCTCTTGCCGTGGTTGCCGGCTTCGTCATGATCCCGGGGGTTAACCCTTGGCTTGGCGGCTGGCTGACCGGAGAGCATCTGGAGGAATCGGCCGATTGGCTCGTTATGGGGCTGTCTACCTTGGCCGGCTTGAGCGGCATTGGGCTCGGCTGGGCGATGTATGCCAAGCGTTCCGTACCGGCCGATCTGGTCGCGGGCCCGCTTCCGTGGCTGCACCGGATCGTTCAGCGGAAGTTCTATATCGATGAGCTGTACCAAGCCGTTATCGTGGCTCCTCTTAAGGGACTCGGAGCGCTGTTGAACGTCTTCGACGATTATGTCGTGGATGGAATCGTTAAGCTGCTGACGGGAATGGCGGTCGGGCTCGGCCGCCTGGGCACGCGTCTGCAGAACGGTCAGGTTCAAACGTACGGGCTCGTCACGCTTCTAGGCTTTGTCATTCTGGTTCTGGCCCTGGCGGGAAGGAGGTTCATCCATCTTGGCTAA
- a CDS encoding complex I subunit 4 family protein encodes MIAFSPLLGVLILLFMPKDQGKWIKVIGAATTFIPLVLAGLLYADFNQQEGGFQYSELHNWITVPLNKEAQHLSEITSLYFKFDYSLAVDGLSLSLVFLTALICTMAALASVYIKKRWKLYYILFLLLETGIFGVFMAQDLFLFFLFFEITLVPMFFLIGIWGYINREQAANKFLIYNGLGSAVMLIVFLILVTTAGFSAVQDANGASLYFSGSLRDITDNLYNNPNAYVHIQEQNLPFYLSAGAKSALFALLLVAFGIKLPIFPFHTWMLKVHTEAPPSIVMIHSGILLKMGAYGLIRFGVLLFPEQAKSWAFVLALLGLINILYGAVLAFVQKDFKLVLAYSSISHMGVVLLGLAAFNQIGMQGAVFQLVSHGLISALMFLLVGSLYERTGTTELSKLGGLASSLPFMSGILLVAGMASLGLPGLSGFVSEFLAFLGLFGTMKALTIISALGIILAAVYVLRGVLSITFGPQKEERPGIRDARLIEAVPMIVLVAFILLLGVYPGILSQPLEQTVTGFTDFIQSTPKIGE; translated from the coding sequence ATGATTGCCTTCTCTCCCTTGCTTGGGGTTCTCATCCTGCTTTTTATGCCAAAGGATCAAGGAAAATGGATCAAAGTCATCGGGGCGGCCACTACGTTCATCCCGCTTGTGTTGGCCGGCTTGCTGTATGCCGACTTTAACCAGCAGGAGGGAGGCTTCCAGTACTCCGAGCTTCACAACTGGATCACGGTTCCCCTTAACAAAGAGGCTCAGCACTTAAGCGAGATCACCTCGCTTTATTTCAAATTCGATTACAGCCTGGCTGTGGACGGCTTGTCGCTTTCCCTGGTCTTCCTGACGGCGCTGATCTGCACGATGGCGGCACTGGCCTCGGTCTATATCAAAAAGCGTTGGAAGCTCTACTACATTCTTTTTCTTCTTCTGGAAACCGGTATTTTCGGGGTATTCATGGCCCAGGACCTGTTCCTGTTCTTCCTGTTCTTCGAGATTACCCTCGTTCCGATGTTCTTCCTGATCGGCATTTGGGGCTACATCAACCGGGAGCAGGCGGCGAACAAGTTCCTGATCTACAACGGGCTCGGCTCGGCCGTCATGCTGATCGTGTTCCTCATCCTGGTGACCACGGCCGGCTTCTCGGCGGTTCAGGATGCGAACGGGGCGTCGCTCTATTTCAGCGGCAGCCTGCGGGACATCACGGATAACCTCTATAACAATCCGAATGCCTATGTTCACATTCAGGAGCAGAATCTTCCGTTCTACCTAAGCGCCGGGGCGAAGAGCGCTCTGTTCGCACTGCTCCTGGTGGCGTTCGGCATCAAGCTGCCGATCTTCCCTTTCCATACGTGGATGCTTAAGGTGCATACGGAAGCGCCGCCTTCCATCGTCATGATCCACTCCGGCATTCTGCTGAAGATGGGGGCATACGGCTTGATACGATTCGGCGTGCTTCTGTTCCCTGAACAGGCGAAGAGCTGGGCGTTTGTTCTGGCACTGCTCGGGCTGATCAACATTCTGTACGGGGCGGTTCTGGCCTTCGTGCAAAAGGACTTCAAGCTCGTGCTCGCATACTCCAGCATCAGCCATATGGGCGTCGTTCTTCTAGGCCTTGCCGCCTTTAACCAGATCGGCATGCAGGGGGCGGTGTTCCAGCTCGTCTCCCACGGCCTGATCTCCGCGCTGATGTTCCTGCTGGTCGGAAGTCTGTATGAACGCACGGGAACGACCGAGCTCTCTAAGCTCGGCGGACTGGCTTCGTCCCTTCCGTTCATGAGCGGCATTCTGCTGGTGGCCGGGATGGCCTCGCTCGGGCTTCCGGGGCTCTCGGGCTTCGTGAGCGAATTTCTCGCCTTCCTTGGCTTGTTCGGCACGATGAAGGCCCTGACCATCATCAGTGCCCTTGGCATTATTCTCGCTGCGGTGTACGTTCTTCGCGGGGTGCTGAGCATCACGTTCGGACCGCAGAAGGAGGAGCGCCCCGGGATCCGGGACGCCCGACTGATCGAGGCGGTGCCGATGATCGTGCTGGTTGCTTTTATTCTGCTGCTTGGCGTGTATCCGGGGATTCTCAGCCAGCCGCTGGAGCAGACGGTGACCGGCTTTACCGACTTTATTCAATCCACCCCGAAGATAGGAGAATAG
- a CDS encoding NADH-quinone oxidoreductase subunit N, which yields MPQGLQLADLTHLAPELTLVISAIVISLLDMFLPRTVSRTLLGWLSLAGVLISAVFVIGQVNPAEPVSLLGQSLRVDDFGSLLKLVLLTGTALVLFMSLGSVREEEIPHVGEYYYLLLPATLGGMVMAASADLITLFVGLELLSITSYILVGMRKKNLQSNEGAFKYIIQGGISSAMILYGMSFLYGMSGSTNLGEINQALIQNASTLSPLIYLSFFLLLAGFGFKVAAAPFHTWAPDVYQGAPTPVTAYLAVVSKAAGFAILFRMMYRVYMGVTNDTGNPAQPISEDIFFSLSVLAAIAMIAGNLLALRQKNVKRLLAYSGIANAGYLLAPISSQFSIVHYTNFSEFLYYLIAYLFMNIGAFAVLMMVERTDGTEELRGFAGFYYRAPWTAVAMVLLILSLAGIPVTGGFFGKIFIMMGTLQNHLYWLASIMIVTSVISFYYYFSIIRQMFMRTDPGGDRLKAPLPLTITAWVCAVAGVALGCYPQGVLRFLQDIFSIGMDMM from the coding sequence ATGCCACAAGGACTCCAGTTAGCCGATTTGACTCATCTGGCGCCGGAATTGACCTTGGTCATCTCGGCTATCGTAATTTCATTGCTGGATATGTTCCTTCCGCGGACGGTGAGCCGGACCCTGCTGGGCTGGCTTTCGTTAGCGGGCGTCCTGATCTCTGCCGTATTCGTGATCGGGCAGGTGAATCCGGCCGAGCCGGTCTCCCTCCTCGGGCAAAGCCTCCGGGTGGACGACTTCGGAAGCCTGCTGAAGCTGGTCCTGCTCACCGGTACGGCCCTCGTCCTCTTCATGAGCCTGGGCTCGGTGCGGGAAGAAGAGATTCCCCACGTTGGGGAGTATTATTACCTGCTTCTACCGGCTACCTTGGGCGGCATGGTCATGGCGGCCTCGGCCGATCTCATCACCTTGTTCGTCGGGCTGGAGCTGCTCAGCATCACCTCTTACATTCTGGTAGGAATGCGCAAGAAGAACCTTCAGTCGAACGAGGGGGCGTTTAAATACATCATCCAAGGGGGGATTTCCTCCGCGATGATTCTGTACGGCATGTCCTTTCTGTACGGCATGTCCGGCTCGACCAATCTCGGGGAAATCAACCAGGCGCTGATCCAGAACGCCTCCACCCTCAGCCCGCTCATCTACCTGTCCTTCTTCCTGCTGTTGGCGGGCTTCGGGTTCAAGGTAGCGGCGGCACCGTTCCACACCTGGGCCCCGGATGTTTACCAGGGGGCGCCGACTCCCGTAACGGCTTATCTCGCCGTAGTGTCGAAGGCGGCGGGCTTCGCCATTCTGTTCCGGATGATGTACCGCGTCTACATGGGCGTGACGAACGATACGGGGAACCCGGCCCAGCCGATCAGCGAGGACATCTTCTTCTCGCTAAGCGTTCTGGCCGCTATCGCCATGATCGCCGGTAACCTGCTCGCCCTCCGGCAGAAGAACGTTAAGAGGCTGCTCGCTTATTCCGGAATTGCGAATGCGGGCTACCTGCTCGCCCCGATCTCGTCCCAATTCTCGATTGTGCATTACACGAACTTCTCGGAGTTTCTGTACTATTTGATCGCGTACCTGTTCATGAACATCGGGGCGTTCGCCGTGCTAATGATGGTGGAGAGGACCGACGGCACGGAGGAGCTTCGCGGCTTCGCCGGGTTCTATTACCGGGCGCCTTGGACGGCCGTTGCGATGGTGCTGCTTATCCTGTCGCTGGCGGGGATTCCGGTGACCGGAGGCTTCTTCGGAAAAATCTTCATCATGATGGGGACGCTGCAGAACCATCTGTACTGGCTAGCCTCCATCATGATCGTTACCAGCGTCATCTCGTTCTACTATTACTTCTCGATCATCCGCCAAATGTTCATGCGGACGGACCCGGGCGGGGACCGGCTGAAAGCCCCGCTTCCGCTTACCATCACCGCGTGGGTCTGCGCTGTGGCGGGAGTGGCCCTGGGCTGCTACCCGCAAGGGGTCCTGAGATTCCTTCAGGATATTTTCAGCATCGGCATGGACATGATGTAA